A stretch of Leptospira bouyouniensis DNA encodes these proteins:
- a CDS encoding pseudouridine synthase produces the protein MAKERLDKVLGNYGLGTRSDVKKEIYQGNVKVNGIVIKDPGFKIALTDTVVFHDETLFRKEFYYFMMNKAPDCITATEDPKEKTVMDYLSERHRNMNLFPIGRLDKETEGLLLFTTDGTLAHYYTSPKHFVEKEYYAEISEAVTIEDIKQFETGIVLDDGYKTLPARLAVPDNSKPHIVTVWLREGKYRQIRRMFQSLGKEVEYLKRVKMGNIELDKTLVIGSYRELTEDEEKVLKTKIPFIQ, from the coding sequence ATGGCAAAGGAAAGATTGGATAAAGTCCTTGGTAATTATGGTTTAGGAACCCGATCCGATGTAAAAAAGGAAATTTACCAAGGGAATGTAAAAGTGAATGGAATTGTTATAAAGGATCCTGGATTCAAAATTGCTTTAACTGATACTGTTGTTTTTCATGATGAAACGTTGTTTCGCAAAGAATTTTATTATTTTATGATGAATAAGGCTCCCGATTGTATCACCGCAACAGAAGATCCAAAGGAAAAAACCGTTATGGACTATTTAAGTGAAAGGCATCGGAATATGAATTTGTTTCCGATTGGTAGGTTGGATAAAGAAACAGAAGGTTTATTACTTTTTACAACGGATGGTACTTTGGCCCACTATTATACATCTCCAAAACATTTTGTAGAAAAGGAATATTATGCAGAAATTTCAGAAGCTGTTACTATTGAAGACATTAAACAATTTGAAACTGGTATAGTTTTGGATGATGGTTATAAAACTTTACCAGCTCGACTTGCCGTGCCTGATAATTCAAAGCCTCATATAGTAACTGTTTGGTTAAGAGAAGGTAAATACAGACAAATTCGCCGAATGTTCCAAAGTTTAGGTAAAGAAGTTGAATATCTAAAACGTGTCAAAATGGGTAATATTGAATTAGATAAGACACTAGTTATAGGAAGTTACCGAGAACTAACGGAAGATGAAGAAAAAGTTTTAAAAACTAAAATACCGTTTATTCAATAA
- a CDS encoding acyl-[acyl-carrier-protein] thioesterase, which produces MGQIFRKSLTTRHFDLDWNRHVTSRTYEKFGYDARCEALKELGYSIEHMLNNGITFSPNSSYVRFLNQQFVNSEILVETEVFTLPNLSLLWKQSMVGNDGKRACEIESISTLHQNGSTLIINSIPKIQNNIQHQFSIHPKPIQQNTIEHRYYIPYSDMNCFWILPADSIWKIFEEGRFLFFKEIVDLDLIKETDSTTFFMGGEIQIFQEPMPGSQIKILSWIESFEKIRFYFRQDLIDEQGNLLASMKDEQLFVSLSNSRPKRAPSAFFDKIERFIE; this is translated from the coding sequence ATGGGTCAAATTTTTCGCAAATCATTAACAACTCGCCATTTTGATTTAGATTGGAATCGACATGTGACAAGCAGAACCTATGAAAAATTTGGTTATGATGCAAGATGTGAAGCTCTTAAGGAATTAGGTTACTCCATTGAACATATGTTAAATAACGGTATAACTTTTTCTCCCAATAGTTCTTACGTTCGATTTTTAAATCAACAATTTGTAAATTCAGAAATACTGGTGGAAACGGAAGTTTTTACTCTACCCAATTTATCTTTGTTATGGAAACAATCGATGGTTGGTAATGATGGCAAAAGAGCTTGTGAAATTGAATCTATCTCAACTTTACACCAAAATGGTTCCACTCTTATCATAAATTCTATCCCCAAAATACAAAATAATATACAACACCAATTCTCCATCCATCCCAAACCTATCCAACAAAACACGATTGAACATAGATATTATATCCCTTATAGTGATATGAATTGTTTTTGGATTCTACCGGCAGATTCTATATGGAAAATATTCGAAGAAGGAAGGTTTTTATTTTTTAAAGAGATCGTCGATTTAGATCTAATCAAAGAAACAGACTCAACAACGTTCTTTATGGGTGGCGAAATACAAATTTTCCAAGAACCTATGCCAGGTTCTCAGATAAAAATATTGAGTTGGATTGAAAGTTTTGAAAAAATTAGATTTTATTTTCGACAAGATCTCATAGATGAACAAGGAAACTTGTTAGCCAGTATGAAGGATGAACAACTATTTGTTTCTTTATCAAACTCTCGGCCAAAAAGAGCCCCATCAGCTTTTTTTGATAAAATCGAAAGATTTATTGAATAA
- a CDS encoding MepB family protein, which translates to MIDNSSFTIRIPIYLDNLQKLLFDPINVKIKEVRIEKESLEYNACQIDINQKIIIFRKAKITPKKIGQFVTLWKRNKKSTIKPFTINDSIELYVIEVLDKTKIGYFLFNKRILNEKGILSGKHEGKRGFRVYPSWDKPMNKQGLTTQNWQLPFFIETSIEKINIESITKHLNLLLN; encoded by the coding sequence ATGATAGACAATTCTTCATTCACAATACGTATTCCTATATACTTAGATAATTTACAAAAGTTACTCTTTGATCCAATCAATGTAAAAATCAAGGAAGTTAGAATAGAAAAGGAAAGTTTAGAGTATAATGCTTGCCAAATTGACATTAACCAAAAGATTATCATCTTTAGAAAAGCTAAGATTACTCCAAAAAAAATTGGACAATTTGTCACTTTATGGAAAAGAAATAAAAAAAGTACCATCAAACCATTCACTATTAATGACTCAATTGAACTCTACGTAATTGAAGTTTTGGATAAAACTAAAATCGGTTATTTTCTATTTAACAAACGGATCTTAAATGAAAAAGGAATTTTGTCCGGAAAACATGAAGGGAAACGTGGCTTTCGAGTTTACCCTTCTTGGGATAAACCAATGAACAAACAAGGATTAACCACTCAAAATTGGCAATTACCTTTTTTTATTGAAACGTCTATTGAAAAAATTAACATAGAATCGATAACAAAACATTTAAATTTATTACTAAATTAA
- a CDS encoding DMT family transporter has protein sequence MNWILLFIAGLFEVVFAFCLGKAKDSVGNQTYFWYLGFFISLFLSMGLLIKVTQSLPIGTSYAVWTGIGAVGTILVGIFFFEEPIDFWRVFFLCTLVLSIVGLKFVSH, from the coding sequence ATGAATTGGATTCTTCTTTTTATCGCAGGTCTTTTCGAAGTCGTATTTGCTTTTTGTTTAGGAAAAGCAAAAGATTCAGTTGGAAACCAAACTTATTTTTGGTATTTAGGATTTTTCATTTCACTTTTTTTAAGTATGGGCCTACTCATCAAAGTAACTCAAAGTTTACCAATTGGCACTAGTTATGCAGTATGGACTGGCATAGGCGCAGTAGGAACAATACTTGTTGGAATTTTCTTTTTCGAGGAACCGATAGATTTTTGGAGAGTTTTTTTTCTATGCACGTTAGTATTATCTATTGTAGGTTTGAAATTCGTGTCTCATTAA